The Sporomusaceae bacterium genome window below encodes:
- a CDS encoding ABC transporter ATP-binding protein, which translates to MLEIENVSYCYKPGQYAVSDVSLTVGDGEFVAIAGRNGSGKTTLTRLVMGLLRPTSGRIALDGRATAGTATAAIARQVGYVFQNPDRQIFRDSVAEEAAYGPEQLGFAADAVRDAVASALEATGLGALAAAYPRTLSKGQKQRLAIASALALSPRLLILDEPTSGQDAREKAALMELLAGLNAKGMAILLVTHDMELLARYARRAVVMTAGRVVFDGGVRELFAGDADVGAWGLREPTAAKVARGLRDCGVAPGPIVPEELSGEICVARRRLYA; encoded by the coding sequence GTGCTTGAAATCGAAAATGTGAGTTACTGCTATAAACCTGGCCAGTATGCTGTCAGCGATGTAAGCCTGACGGTGGGCGACGGCGAATTCGTGGCCATCGCCGGCCGCAACGGCAGCGGCAAAACGACCCTGACCCGCCTGGTGATGGGGCTGCTGCGGCCGACATCGGGCAGGATAGCGCTGGATGGCCGCGCGACAGCCGGGACAGCGACGGCGGCCATCGCCCGCCAGGTGGGCTATGTGTTCCAGAACCCTGACAGGCAGATATTCCGCGATTCGGTGGCCGAAGAAGCGGCTTACGGCCCCGAACAGCTCGGTTTCGCCGCCGACGCGGTCCGGGACGCGGTTGCCTCGGCCCTGGAGGCCACCGGCCTCGGCGCTTTGGCCGCCGCTTACCCGCGGACGCTGTCCAAGGGGCAGAAGCAGCGCCTGGCGATCGCTTCGGCCCTGGCCCTGTCGCCCCGCCTGCTGATCCTCGACGAGCCGACCAGCGGCCAGGACGCCCGCGAGAAGGCGGCGCTGATGGAGCTGCTGGCCGGGCTGAACGCCAAGGGTATGGCGATACTGCTGGTGACGCACGATATGGAGCTGCTGGCCCGCTACGCGCGGCGGGCGGTGGTGATGACCGCCGGCCGGGTGGTGTTCGACGGCGGCGTGCGTGAACTGTTCGCCGGCGACGCCGACGTGGGGGCCTGGGGTCTCCGCGAGCCGACGGCGGCGAAGGTGGCCAGGGGCCTTCGGGATTGCGGCGTGGCGCCGGGGCCGATCGTGCCGGAGGAACTGAGCGGCGAAATTTGTGTGGCGAGGAGGAGACTGTATGCGTAA
- a CDS encoding ABC transporter ATP-binding protein: protein MAAIVFDNFSYAYDGAVKALDGVGLTVARGSFTVVAGPSGAGKTTLCLAACGVVPHYFGGSMAGGVRVAGVATAGSSMGELAAHVGTVLEDYESQLVTMTVAEEVAFALENRGVEHDRISRRIGEVLAQVGLAGLEDREVGSLSGGQKQRLAIASVLATRPEILVLDEPASALDPEGAEELYALLAGLNSEYGMTLLVVEHDLARVLAYADNLVVLAGGRVACQGRPEEVLPALARRGELAAMVPPLWQLKFGLEERLEAGFAPWRHEGEAVEELGAFIGARRREDTKSA, encoded by the coding sequence ATGGCGGCGATTGTGTTCGATAATTTCAGTTATGCATACGACGGCGCCGTGAAGGCGCTGGACGGCGTCGGCCTTACCGTGGCCCGCGGCTCGTTCACCGTGGTGGCCGGACCGAGCGGCGCCGGCAAGACGACGCTGTGTCTGGCGGCGTGCGGCGTTGTACCCCATTATTTCGGAGGCAGCATGGCGGGCGGCGTAAGAGTGGCCGGGGTGGCTACCGCCGGCAGCAGCATGGGGGAACTTGCCGCCCATGTGGGCACGGTGCTGGAGGACTACGAGAGCCAGTTGGTGACGATGACGGTGGCCGAGGAGGTCGCTTTTGCTCTGGAGAATCGCGGCGTCGAGCACGACAGGATATCCCGCCGGATCGGCGAGGTGCTGGCCCAGGTAGGGCTGGCGGGGCTGGAGGACCGGGAGGTCGGTTCGCTGTCAGGCGGGCAGAAGCAGCGGCTGGCGATCGCCTCGGTGCTGGCGACCCGCCCGGAGATTCTCGTGCTTGACGAGCCGGCCTCGGCCCTCGATCCGGAGGGGGCGGAGGAGCTTTACGCCCTGCTGGCCGGGCTTAACAGCGAGTACGGTATGACGCTGCTGGTGGTGGAGCACGACCTGGCCCGGGTGCTGGCCTATGCCGATAACTTGGTGGTGCTGGCCGGCGGACGGGTGGCCTGCCAGGGGCGGCCGGAGGAGGTGCTGCCGGCGCTTGCCCGCAGGGGAGAGCTGGCGGCGATGGTGCCGCCGCTGTGGCAGCTCAAATTTGGCCTGGAGGAGCGGCTTGAGGCCGGGTTCGCCCCCTGGCGGCACGAGGGCGAGGCGGTCGAGGAACTGGGCGCTTTTATCGGCGCCCGTCGCCGGGAGGATACGAAAAGTGCTTGA
- a CDS encoding alanine--glyoxylate aminotransferase family protein, with protein MIKTDPLVMIPGPTPVADPIRQAMATQTYGHTYSAFVKVYKECLAGLKTIFQAEQMIVVGGAGTLSMEMGLINTVRAGEEILVVTHGVFGDRYALVAKALGIKADVLSCPVGERVPLAAIEAKLAAKKYAAMTLTHVDTSSGVMSQPKEVGELAKKYGTLFILDGVCASAGIPEPMQDWNVDVLVTTCQKAFGTPPGLTMVAIGAKALARRESLGTVPTYYSDWKNWLPIMDNPSMYFATPPVNLILALGESVKIILAEGLENRYARHERIGRSVRAGLAAIGVKTVTAAEALAPTLTVAYYPAGVDCAAFRAKMEDYGVVVAGALGEIKGKAFRIGHMGNVCITEIVKTLSSVERALNALGVPVQSGAAVGAACAEWDKAAAPSCSCGCGK; from the coding sequence ATGATTAAAACCGATCCGTTAGTGATGATTCCCGGGCCGACGCCGGTGGCCGATCCCATCCGGCAGGCGATGGCTACCCAGACTTATGGCCATACCTACAGCGCATTTGTGAAGGTTTACAAGGAGTGCCTGGCCGGCCTCAAGACCATCTTTCAGGCCGAGCAGATGATCGTCGTCGGCGGGGCCGGCACGCTGTCGATGGAGATGGGCCTGATAAACACGGTAAGGGCCGGTGAGGAAATCCTCGTCGTCACCCACGGAGTGTTCGGCGACCGTTACGCTCTCGTGGCCAAGGCGCTTGGCATCAAGGCCGACGTCCTAAGCTGCCCGGTGGGCGAGCGGGTGCCGCTGGCCGCTATCGAGGCGAAGCTGGCGGCGAAGAAATATGCCGCCATGACCCTTACCCACGTGGATACTTCTTCGGGCGTTATGTCTCAGCCCAAGGAAGTGGGCGAACTGGCCAAGAAATATGGCACCCTGTTCATTCTCGACGGCGTGTGCGCCAGCGCCGGTATCCCTGAGCCGATGCAGGATTGGAACGTCGATGTCCTCGTCACCACCTGCCAGAAGGCTTTCGGGACGCCGCCCGGCCTGACGATGGTGGCTATAGGCGCCAAGGCTCTCGCCCGCCGCGAGTCGCTGGGCACCGTGCCGACCTATTATAGCGACTGGAAGAACTGGCTGCCGATCATGGATAACCCCAGCATGTATTTCGCCACCCCGCCGGTCAATCTTATCCTGGCGCTGGGCGAGTCGGTGAAGATCATCCTGGCCGAAGGGCTGGAGAACCGCTATGCCCGCCACGAGCGCATCGGCCGCAGCGTGCGGGCCGGACTTGCGGCGATCGGCGTCAAGACGGTTACGGCCGCCGAAGCGCTGGCGCCGACGCTGACGGTGGCTTATTATCCCGCCGGGGTTGACTGCGCCGCCTTCCGGGCCAAGATGGAAGACTACGGCGTGGTCGTGGCCGGCGCGCTGGGCGAGATCAAGGGTAAGGCGTTCCGGATCGGCCATATGGGTAATGTCTGCATTACCGAGATCGTCAAGACGCTGTCGTCGGTGGAACGGGCGCTGAACGCTCTCGGCGTGCCGGTACAGTCCGGCGCGGCGGTAGGCGCGGCCTGCGCCGAGTGGGACAAAGCCGCTGCTCCTTCCTGTTCGTGCGGCTGCGGGAAATAA